In Deferribacter autotrophicus, the sequence AAAGAGGCGTATGAGTTAATAGAAAATTATAAATATGTTTTCCTATCCCGTCCTAGAAGATTTGGTAAATCTCTTTTTTTGGATACATTGAAGGAAATATTTGAGGGGAATAAAGAGTTATTTGAAGGCTTATACATTTATGATAAATACGATTGGTCTAAAAAGCACCCTGTGATAAAAATAAGCTTTTCAGGAGATTTCAGGACGAATGAATCAACGAAAAGTATGATTTTAGATATTTTGAAGTCTAATCAGAGAAGATTAGGGGTAATATGTGAAAATGAGACAAATGTTACCAGCTGTTTTAGAGAATTGATTGAGAAATCGTATGAGAAGTATGGAGAGAAGGTAGTAATACTGGTTGATGAATATGATAAGCCTATACTTGATGTGATAGACAAGCTTGAAGTGGCAAAGGAGAACAGGGAGACATTGAGAGCGCTTTATACAGTAATCAAGGATAACGATGCGTATATAAGATTTACTTTTTTAACGGGTGTGAGCAGATTTTCCAGGGCAAGCATATTCAGTGGCCTAAATATGCTGGAAGATATTTCCCTAAATCCTGAATTTGGCAATATATGTGGCTATACCCAAAGGGATTTAGATACTGTGTTTAAAAAGCATTTGCAGGGAGCAGATTTAAAGAAGGTGAAACAGTGGTACAATGGGTACAACTTTTTAAAAGATAGTGTGTATAACCCTTTTGATATTTTGCTTTTTATAAAGAATAAGTTTTTGTTTGACAATTACTGGTTTTCCACTGGCACACCTTCGTTTTTGATAAAGCTGATAGAGAAGAATCGATATTTTCTACCAAAGTTATCAAACCTGGTAGTGGGCAAAGAGCTAGTGGATAGTTTTGATATAGAGAACTTGAATCTGGAGGTAATACTTTTTCAGGCGGGTTATTTGACGATAGACAGGATGCTAGAAGATAGGCGTGGTGGGATAAAGTATAAGTTGAGGATACCGAACAAGGAAGTGAAGCAATCTCTCAATGATTACATTCTGGATTACTTATTTCGGCTGAAGGATAGTAGAACAAGGATACAGGATGATTTGTATGATGCGCTTATGGATGCAAGATTAGAGCTTTTGAAAGAGAGTTTGTATTCGATATTTGCATCGATTCCATATAATAATTATGTGAATAATGACATACAGGATTATGAGGGGTTTTATGCGTCTGTGGTGTATGTATATTTGCAGTCGTTGGGTATTGATGTGATAGGTGAGGATGTGACTAATTTGGGCAGGATTGATTTGACTGTGATTATTAGTGATAAGGTATATGTGATAGAGTTTAAGGTTGATGGTGATGATGCACTGGAGCATATAAAAGAGAAAAGGTATTACGAAAAATATTTATCAAGAGGTAAGGATATATATCTTGTGGGTATAAATTTTGATAGCAGCAAGAAGAACATAAGCAGTTTTGAGTGGGAGAAGCTGTAGGAGAAAGATTAGTTAGCAGTGATGTGTAATAAGTGAATGGTGATAAGTGATTTATTGTGATTTATGTTTGTTAACGTGTGAACGTTAAAACATTGGAACGTTTAAAATTATGAATTTTGGATTATGGATTTTAAATTAAAGTTGTAGACGTTGTAGAGGGAGTAGATGTTGTAAAGACGTTAAAACTTGTAAACGTGCAAACGTTAAAACGTTAGAACGTTAGAACGTTGAACATTGAACGTTGAACCTTGAACCTTGAACCTGTATAATGTAATCTGTCGTGATTTGTAGAAATTAGGTAATTAGTGGTAATTTATAGTAATTCATGGTAATTAT encodes:
- a CDS encoding ATP-binding protein, translated to MKKLPIGIQTFREIREDDYVYVDKTKEAYELIENYKYVFLSRPRRFGKSLFLDTLKEIFEGNKELFEGLYIYDKYDWSKKHPVIKISFSGDFRTNESTKSMILDILKSNQRRLGVICENETNVTSCFRELIEKSYEKYGEKVVILVDEYDKPILDVIDKLEVAKENRETLRALYTVIKDNDAYIRFTFLTGVSRFSRASIFSGLNMLEDISLNPEFGNICGYTQRDLDTVFKKHLQGADLKKVKQWYNGYNFLKDSVYNPFDILLFIKNKFLFDNYWFSTGTPSFLIKLIEKNRYFLPKLSNLVVGKELVDSFDIENLNLEVILFQAGYLTIDRMLEDRRGGIKYKLRIPNKEVKQSLNDYILDYLFRLKDSRTRIQDDLYDALMDARLELLKESLYSIFASIPYNNYVNNDIQDYEGFYASVVYVYLQSLGIDVIGEDVTNLGRIDLTVIISDKVYVIEFKVDGDDALEHIKEKRYYEKYLSRGKDIYLVGINFDSSKKNISSFEWEKL